In one window of Myxococcus virescens DNA:
- a CDS encoding trypsin-like serine peptidase — MSATQQGREPLHRARRTLRDLSKVREALHPEGVEALVATHLPPTWRVPTSVVGKVTADALRDELRDLLKTGAQVLARLEHSGEDTPLSETERMALETVVAFFGRPALAIRNGSFGAPPVGWEMLEQHREHIERTIDATGRIELAGSGMLGTGFLVTDELVMTNRHVAQHFCRQATDKWVLRLGVVPRVDWLGEHQRDAQATFPIQGVAAVHTVHDLALLRLGAPKGAVLRPAPLRLATQAPDATDSRALYCVGYPMKDHSRTPPEVLLRIFADAFGVKRLQPGELLSLDPARQQLSHDCSTLGGSSGSPIVDLETHAVLGLHFGGTRQENHAVALWQLADDPLLSRAGVRFATQ; from the coding sequence ATGAGCGCCACCCAGCAAGGCCGTGAGCCGTTGCACCGGGCACGCCGCACCCTCCGCGACCTGTCGAAGGTCCGCGAGGCACTGCACCCTGAGGGCGTGGAGGCGCTCGTCGCCACGCACCTTCCCCCCACCTGGCGCGTGCCCACCTCCGTCGTCGGCAAGGTGACTGCCGACGCTCTGCGCGACGAACTCCGTGACTTGCTGAAGACGGGCGCGCAGGTCCTCGCGCGGCTGGAGCATTCAGGGGAAGACACGCCCCTCTCCGAAACCGAGCGGATGGCGCTGGAAACGGTCGTCGCCTTCTTCGGGCGCCCTGCCCTCGCCATCCGGAACGGCAGCTTCGGTGCGCCGCCCGTGGGGTGGGAGATGTTGGAGCAACACCGCGAGCACATCGAGCGGACCATCGACGCCACCGGGCGCATCGAGCTGGCCGGAAGCGGCATGCTCGGCACGGGCTTCCTGGTGACCGATGAGCTGGTGATGACCAACCGTCACGTCGCGCAGCACTTCTGCCGGCAGGCGACGGACAAGTGGGTGCTGCGACTCGGCGTGGTGCCTCGGGTGGACTGGCTGGGGGAGCACCAGCGCGATGCCCAGGCCACCTTCCCCATCCAAGGCGTCGCGGCGGTTCACACCGTGCATGACCTGGCGCTGCTGCGACTGGGCGCTCCCAAGGGGGCGGTGCTGCGCCCAGCCCCGCTGCGGCTCGCCACCCAAGCACCGGACGCGACGGACTCCCGCGCCTTGTACTGCGTGGGCTACCCGATGAAGGACCACAGCCGGACGCCGCCCGAGGTGCTGCTGCGCATCTTCGCGGACGCCTTCGGCGTGAAGCGACTCCAGCCAGGAGAGCTGCTCTCGCTCGACCCGGCCCGGCAGCAGCTCTCCCATGACTGCTCCACGTTGGGAGGCAGCTCCGGCTCGCCCATCGTTGATTTGGAGACGCACGCAGTGCTCGGCCTGCACTTCGGTGGCACCCGGCAGGAGAACCACGCCGTCGCGCTGTGGCAACTGGCGGACGACCCGCTGCTGAGCCGCGCGGGCGTCCGCTTCGCCACGCAGTGA
- a CDS encoding right-handed parallel beta-helix repeat-containing protein has protein sequence MKASRFPRSLFALPVVLVLVACSSGPDDRLSPGGDAGVPDGGADSGTPDSGTDAGSDGDAGTPDAGPDIEVPEDGGTIVRGTLTGRLTVEGSPYRVEGDSDGVVTIPHGQVLTVGPGVILDFRGRPEVSERDVDSDAPDSVMNHQAGRVEVRVYGAIQVRGTADAPVLLTSTNPHGWWGVNFYGANSVGSGDPVFEHMIFENVRKNQYNSDRDWTRAALWVYYPGAVTITDSVFRDNESSANCGALDLMFTDGSRVENTVFENNRIREIDRFAQPGTSSMAGGGAVCITHGRNTVLRGNTFRGNFVQAFGGSLTSDLWDRPILTWPNPQGIFDLGGGAAIHYFQPDNDLLEGNVFDGNYIPLGPGAAVQLEDIGGSRTVVMRGNRFVNNRGGAGGVITCNRGSNTGELVITRDNAFTGNTVNGQPATNMTGDCGVVTQ, from the coding sequence ATGAAAGCCTCCCGCTTCCCGCGCTCGCTGTTCGCGCTACCCGTGGTCCTGGTGCTTGTTGCCTGTTCGTCAGGGCCGGATGACAGGCTCTCTCCCGGAGGCGACGCGGGCGTGCCGGACGGCGGCGCGGACTCAGGCACGCCGGACAGCGGCACGGATGCGGGCAGTGACGGCGACGCGGGCACGCCGGACGCGGGGCCGGACATCGAGGTCCCCGAGGATGGCGGCACGATTGTCAGGGGGACGTTGACGGGACGGCTCACGGTGGAGGGCTCGCCGTACCGGGTGGAGGGGGATTCAGACGGGGTCGTCACCATCCCCCACGGACAGGTGCTGACGGTGGGGCCGGGCGTCATCCTGGACTTCCGTGGCCGGCCGGAGGTGTCGGAGCGGGACGTGGATTCGGACGCCCCCGACAGTGTGATGAACCACCAGGCGGGCCGCGTGGAGGTCCGCGTGTACGGCGCCATCCAGGTCCGGGGAACGGCGGATGCGCCCGTGCTGCTGACGTCCACCAACCCCCATGGCTGGTGGGGGGTGAACTTCTACGGCGCCAACTCCGTGGGCTCGGGCGACCCGGTGTTCGAGCACATGATTTTCGAGAATGTGCGCAAGAACCAATACAACAGCGACCGCGATTGGACGCGTGCCGCGCTGTGGGTCTACTACCCGGGGGCGGTGACGATTACGGACTCGGTGTTCCGTGACAACGAGTCCTCCGCCAACTGCGGCGCGTTGGACCTGATGTTCACCGACGGCTCGCGGGTGGAGAACACCGTCTTCGAGAACAACCGCATTCGTGAAATCGACCGCTTCGCACAGCCGGGCACCTCTTCGATGGCCGGCGGTGGAGCGGTGTGCATCACCCACGGCCGCAACACGGTGCTGCGCGGCAACACGTTCCGGGGCAACTTCGTGCAGGCCTTCGGCGGCTCGCTGACGAGCGACCTCTGGGACCGGCCCATCCTCACGTGGCCCAACCCCCAGGGCATCTTTGACCTGGGCGGTGGTGCCGCCATCCACTACTTCCAGCCGGACAATGACCTGCTGGAGGGCAACGTGTTTGACGGCAACTACATCCCGCTGGGCCCCGGCGCGGCCGTCCAGTTGGAGGACATCGGCGGGTCGCGGACCGTCGTCATGCGAGGCAACCGCTTCGTGAACAACCGAGGCGGAGCCGGAGGTGTCATCACCTGCAACCGCGGGTCGAATACGGGTGAGCTGGTCATCACCCGCGACAACGCCTTCACTGGCAACACGGTGAATGGACAGCCGGCCACGAACATGACGGGCGACTGCGGCGTGGTGACGCAGTAA
- a CDS encoding arsenate reductase family protein, producing the protein MAKDVLVLSYSGCGTCKKALKWLQEHGIAHQVRPIVETPPTVAELKQWIARSGVSVRKWLNTSGQSYRALGKAKVDAASDAELVEWLAADGKLVKRPVLVTGDTVLVGFKPEAYEQHFASRG; encoded by the coding sequence ATGGCGAAAGACGTCCTCGTACTCTCATACTCGGGCTGTGGCACCTGCAAGAAGGCGCTGAAGTGGTTGCAGGAGCACGGTATTGCCCACCAGGTGCGCCCCATCGTCGAGACGCCGCCCACCGTGGCGGAGCTGAAGCAATGGATTGCTCGCAGCGGTGTCTCCGTCCGCAAGTGGCTCAACACCAGCGGCCAGAGCTACCGCGCGCTCGGCAAGGCGAAGGTGGATGCCGCCAGTGACGCGGAGCTGGTCGAGTGGCTGGCCGCGGATGGGAAGCTGGTGAAGCGCCCCGTGCTCGTCACCGGTGACACCGTCCTCGTGGGCTTCAAGCCCGAGGCCTACGAGCAGCACTTCGCCTCGCGCGGCTGA
- a CDS encoding general secretion pathway protein GspE, with amino-acid sequence METGSRRPLGEILLEQGVLNRAQLRVGLVHHHEVHVPLGRALVREGLCSEADVLRGLAEQFGVDAVDLERTPPDARLLNHIPARVARQYRVVPLRIEKVLLDQGEREVLHIALPAPVSLDAVDAVRAVSGMPRVEAHIASDAALARALADLYGIETPAEPPAPPSLAPGGPLLLYGWPPVTAVLITRLLARNGLQARTATPLEVLHTGPEDVVLAPLQAMEGLLAGEVHIQGALIVHGSDDESFDRVRELGARGFLASPRDEELLLRAVRRLRPDPGSPDSVPPSH; translated from the coding sequence ATGGAGACCGGCTCACGACGTCCGCTCGGCGAGATTCTCCTGGAACAGGGAGTGCTCAACCGCGCCCAGCTCCGGGTGGGATTGGTGCATCACCATGAGGTGCATGTCCCGCTCGGGCGGGCGCTGGTGCGAGAGGGCCTCTGCTCCGAAGCCGACGTGCTTCGCGGACTCGCCGAGCAGTTCGGTGTGGACGCGGTGGACCTGGAACGGACCCCGCCAGACGCCAGGCTGCTGAACCACATCCCCGCTCGCGTGGCGCGCCAGTATCGGGTCGTCCCGCTGCGCATCGAAAAGGTGCTGCTGGACCAGGGCGAGCGGGAAGTGCTCCACATCGCGCTGCCCGCCCCCGTGTCGCTGGATGCGGTGGACGCCGTCCGCGCCGTGTCCGGAATGCCACGCGTCGAAGCGCACATCGCCTCGGACGCGGCGCTGGCCCGCGCGCTGGCCGACCTCTATGGCATCGAGACGCCCGCCGAGCCGCCCGCGCCCCCCTCACTCGCGCCCGGGGGCCCCCTGCTGCTCTATGGCTGGCCGCCCGTCACGGCGGTGCTCATCACCCGGCTGCTGGCGAGGAACGGCCTCCAGGCCCGCACCGCCACCCCCTTGGAGGTGCTGCACACCGGGCCGGAGGACGTCGTGCTCGCGCCCCTCCAGGCCATGGAGGGCCTGCTGGCCGGGGAGGTCCACATCCAGGGCGCCCTCATCGTCCACGGCAGCGATGACGAGAGCTTCGACCGGGTCCGCGAGCTCGGCGCACGCGGCTTCCTGGCCAGCCCCCGGGACGAGGAGCTCCTGCTGCGCGCCGTCCGCCGGCTGAGGCCCGACCCCGGCTCGCCCGACTCGGTCCCTCCCTCGCACTGA
- a CDS encoding Circumsporozoite protein gives MSPRIGNRPQPPPPPPPPPPARDTRPPAQGGRNGPRVDTQASASGSVEQPRHSALSGQSSFTAGGARADVSGTGPGGIDTRAHVQGPTFSADAQVDADIGLSGIDVSVDIDIEANLIEAGAGASKTVEFEIAGEEYSVELDLEALGKIGAEGSIELDLHVGTDGNVSINAAASGFAGAQASLTGSIELKHEDNTLASGSITASASAGVSGDAHANIGIENGNLEFDVGVEATAGLGLGVEVEGSVNAGNVLKAVGETAAAAGGEILENVVDGAINAGGAVADAAGKVFTNAADAVTDFAGDVGNGIKNAWDKVF, from the coding sequence ATGTCCCCCCGCATTGGCAACCGTCCGCAGCCGCCCCCGCCGCCGCCGCCCCCGCCCCCGGCTCGCGACACCCGGCCTCCTGCCCAGGGTGGACGTAACGGCCCGCGGGTTGACACCCAGGCCTCCGCGTCCGGTTCGGTGGAGCAGCCGCGGCACAGCGCGCTGAGCGGCCAGTCCAGCTTCACGGCCGGCGGTGCCCGCGCCGATGTGAGCGGCACCGGCCCCGGTGGCATCGACACGCGCGCCCACGTCCAGGGTCCCACGTTCTCCGCGGATGCGCAGGTGGACGCGGACATCGGCCTGTCCGGCATCGACGTGAGCGTCGACATCGACATCGAGGCCAACCTCATCGAGGCGGGCGCCGGGGCCTCCAAGACGGTCGAGTTCGAGATTGCCGGCGAGGAGTACTCCGTCGAACTGGACCTGGAGGCGCTGGGCAAGATTGGCGCCGAGGGCAGCATCGAGCTGGACCTGCACGTGGGCACCGACGGCAACGTGTCCATCAACGCCGCGGCCTCCGGCTTCGCGGGTGCGCAGGCGAGCCTCACGGGCTCCATCGAGCTGAAGCACGAGGACAACACGCTCGCGTCCGGCAGCATCACCGCCAGCGCCAGCGCGGGTGTCAGCGGCGACGCGCACGCCAACATCGGCATCGAGAACGGCAACCTGGAGTTCGACGTTGGCGTGGAGGCCACCGCGGGCCTGGGCCTGGGCGTGGAAGTCGAGGGCTCCGTCAATGCCGGCAACGTGCTGAAGGCCGTGGGTGAGACGGCCGCCGCCGCCGGTGGCGAAATCCTGGAGAACGTGGTCGACGGCGCCATCAACGCCGGCGGCGCGGTGGCCGACGCGGCGGGCAAGGTCTTCACCAACGCGGCGGACGCCGTGACGGACTTCGCGGGCGACGTGGGCAACGGCATCAAGAACGCCTGGGACAAGGTCTTCTAG